CCTTCTGTGGTGTGCACTTAAAGgaggtgtgcagtaaggctttgagtgcatGGTACACAAATGTGCCCATTggaacagggagcattgcgtcatcgaccacAACTCATGCTGAGATGTCGGTCGCTATTTGTGCtacttttaaaaaaatctttaacaactttcaaacaaacaattctTTGGCAAAATTCTAATTAATAGCCATCcacattaaatcttagtctaaaatattcaaagcatgaataaatatcattaatcatTTCAAAATGAATGTCTTTCGTTTGAAAATGCTTATTTTCAAAAATGCATTTGAGCCATTGCTccaccttcttctcaaaattcccacacagcaatgcattgtgggtaatAACCTTGACCGaagtctgcatcgatgtggacttgggtgaagtgcagatcaagggtgtAAATGTGAGTGTAAATGGGGCGTGGTCaccttccacacttgagaatcaggacaccctacgcaccCGCACCCCTGGCCAGGAACGCGCAATTGGGATCCTAAGTCACAACCATCTTcttctggctcatgggtccccggaagaataaaaaaatgaatgcaagtcaatgagacTAAAAAAGCCATTTCCtatttccgcttgttatgtgccatggatttctcatatgatgtccgtgaattttaaagaagctttttgataccaagaacttccttttttttttttttttgaacagggggaaaacgccattttaagttttgtgtgaaaacaagtccaggacgacagcgcttcacaaaagtgacgttatcgaaccagacacagagaaaaacagacggaaaatggctgtaagttcagcaaacttcaaatccttctttcaggaggaaagaaccaccataagtctggccatgtggtaagaagcagctatgctaggggagaggatattctgtggtgacgtcatatatgcgacgtaccAACTtccgatttgtagtcatgctaacagCAAACTTtttcaagctgataaatctcaaagtacgtgactggcgaaaCACACATCGCACATTACTACTAATTTAAATTGcattacaacatatgtgcgatccagggcgtgagACAAAGCGGAttggaaaatagcgtttttagcgccGTTGACTTGCAtcaattttttcattcttccgtggACCCACGAGCCAACATTAAAGGAAGTAGACTTAGGCTCTCTATTGAAGGGTGCAAGAGTGGAAATATTGTGATTAGGCCATAATATCAAGAGTACTGCATAGAAAATAATACACAAAAAAAAACTCAGCTAAAGTACCTAAACTACCACAAAGGGGACCAGAAAAACAAACTAAATAGCTTATATAACACAAAGTAACTCATCTCACTGAAATCCTGCAGAACATGAACACAAATATAATCAGTGTCTAAAAGATAGAAAAGTGATCACAGCCCCTTTCTCTCCTGCCTAAATGCACTCAGCGACTTATTTAATCTAAAGACAATCAAAGCATTCAATATTTATGGAAAATGTTCGCAGAATGACTCATTGTTCAAGTATTTCTGAGGCTGTCTTTTCCAGTCACCACATGTGCTTGACCTAATGATTTTAATTAGTTCATTAGCAAGACAGACCTTGAAGCTGTGCCATGATCAATAACCACAACAGGTTAGCACCATTGGAGTCCTATCGCAGATAATTGTTCGTATAGGAAAGCTGACAAACTGACTGACAGCATTTCCACCCTGAGGTAAGAGGATAGGGTGTGAGTGCACTCCAAACTGCCCACACGGCCATGATGTTGGCATGCAGCACCAACACTCCCTCAGCGACTCACTGACCTTCTGTCCCAATGCCCTGACTAAAGCCTTCAAAACTCTGCATCGAGTTTTGCGGAATCAGACTTGGGTTGTAATTTGCCATTCACCACTTTGCAAAGTCAATTGAATTGTGTGGGTAAAATAAGCAAAGATCCTGTGTGTGGCCAATCGACGCACCAAACCACATCATTACTCTTACACAAGGATATGCCAGTTAAACTGGCCACAATGGTTTCTGTGCCTCTGTTTAGTCCGCTGTAATCGGCCACAGACATGAGAGCGATATGTGAAACATAGTGTGCATGCAGGGCCCAATACACCCAGGATAACAGTAAATATAAATTAGGATTGTAAATACTGGATAAGACTGCCTTTCTCTGGAATAGTTTTCATTCCTGTCAAATTTACTTGGTTTTCCGAAGTTGAGTCACActggtcaaataaaaaaaaacttaagaAGCACAAGACACTGAATGCAAATACAGTTTTTAAttaaactatttaaaaaaaaaaggtcaataCTAAATTTTGATATCTGATTAAATTTATActttggccagaataccacatttgcaacttcagagtgtcggTCAGGTCTGTTGGACTTGGAAATAAATGGAGCGGACATAGCTGGCCCTACAGTCTGCTTCCAGTACTTCTGCATGTTTTAATTGATTAAcacggctgatttgtttaatttagtgatgaatcactcttgcagacactaatgaaggctggggagacatttcagctgttagattaaggtgttaaaaagacgaacgcacagcgagtagataggttttgcttttggttctactaaacgtacactagggggtgctaatcacaacccaaaactgcctagtctcccttaaaataaatatttgagaTTATTCTGTTTGCTACTTCATCTAcctcaaaaaaagaaaaaaatcttgcTTATCTTACAGCAACAATTATAGATTTCCCAATCTGAGCAATCAACAAATTGGGCCTTCGTGACTTGCTTTTGGTGCAACATTAGGCCTGTTTCCACTATCGAGACTTCCAGGTAATTTTACTGAACCTTTGCGGCATGCatgtgtctccatttcaccgggCCGGCTCAAAAGAATCACTTTCCGGGCCATTTCAGGGGCCAACTGAGTACCTGATCTGAGGTAGGTACTCAGAAATGACCCAGAAGAGTCACTGGGCGGGACTTGTGGATAACTCACACTGATTAgttgtaggaaatgacatcagcaggcaTAGCCAAAAAATCAgtatttgtaaaattggaagagttaTTGGTGGAatggaaaggaaaaaaaaatccatgcatccatccattttcgactacttatccggagtcgggtcgtggggacattagcctaagcagggaggcccagacttccctttccccagccactttggtAATCTCCTCCGAAGGATTCCAaaggagttccctggccagccatgagacatagtctctccagcttgtcctgggtcttcctttaggccttctcacggttggacgtgcccatgaaacctcaccagggaggcatccaggaggcatcctaactagatgcccgagccacctcaactggctccactcGACGTGGAAGAGCattgggtctactccaagcccctcctgaatgacagagcttctatcactaagggagagcccagacaccctgcggagaaaactcatttcggccacttgtatccgtgatctccttctttcggtcactatccaaagctcatgatcataggtgagggtaggaatgtagatcgaccggtaaatcgagagctttgccttctggctcagctctctcttcatcacaacgcctgcatcactgtggaCGCAGCAACAATCcatctatcgatctcacgctccatctttccctcactcatgaacaagactccgagatacttaaactcctccacttggggcaagacCTTATTCCTAACCCAGATAAGGCTCAGGACCATGACTCAGGACcacggtctcggatttagaggtgctgattctcattccagctgaaATTTTTTTAGAAATTTGTCATTTCTAAACACCCAACACCAAAAGATGTGATGAAACGCcccccacacactcacacacaacgcTTTAATTTAACATGATTCTTGTTCTCTTACAGAGTGCTGTAAAAAACAACGCTTCTTTTGGTCACTGAATGCTACTTTTGTTACATGGCCTCTCTCACTATCCCACGAATGGATTCAAATCTGACTTACTTTGGCagagtaaaacttttaatgtcaTGTCTGTTTTATGTTATTTTATCGCTCACCAATGACGTCTCTCACTGCCTAAACTGTCTCGATATGCTGATGTCTTTGCAAAGTCTTGAAATGACATATTTTGGATGGAAACACAATGGCTGAGAGGACAGAGCCATCTTTTTTCTCCCTGTCAACTTTCGCCCTTCCAGAAATTTCCCACGATTCCTTTAGTGGAAACATTGCTATTGAAGATGTTGGTCCCTTTTGTACCAACTATTTCTCATACAATTTCCTCTTTAGAGACTTTTTTTCTCTAGCTAGGGAGGATTGGCAGTTTCAGAGCTGCCAAACACATGGGTCCCTGAATGTTGTCACACACCATGTTTGGTCATGCATGTTTTAAACCCAGCTCCCTACGAGCAGACCAAAATCTGGAATCCGGACCATAGCTGATGTCATGTACACACATATACAGTACAGTAGGTTGGGCGAGCGTGGATACCTTTCAGACTGGACTCCATTTTTCAGAACTCCGGTGTAGCTCCTCCTCCTTTCCAGTGGCAGAACATCAACAAAACCCCCGTCTGCTTTAATCACCCCCGCATGTACGGCTGCTTTACAGATGCTGGAGATCTGCGAAGACAAcaccagatgtttttttttttgcgcatTTAAAAAACAACACTGAAAACTACTGCTATCCACTACCAAATAAATCATAACTCACCAACGTAGTGACGCTTAACTTTTACACGCACGCACGCTGACAGACACACACCAACATAGAAGCTCGTGCCAGAATTCTGGTTCCAACATAACAAACCTTAAGCTCTTATCAACAGAGCAGAATCAGTCATTTCCAATCCAAACATGGATCACGCCAGGCACTCCAGCGATTCTTACCAGACGTTTTACATCTGATGTTTGACCAACATTAGCCTCTGCACCACTCTGGAAATAAATGTGGGTGCCTGGACTGTAAATCACTCCTCGGCACTTTTGTTAGGAGTCAGTGGGCCTTCTTTGGAGTGTCTTTGACGTGCTCGTTCCTCCCCAAAAGGAcgtcattgactccgagtggcaaTTTTACCCAAGATACTGTACGACTCAACTAACCTCACTATGACCTTGTGTGGCTGTAACTTTCTGATGTTTATAAACTTCAGGATTAAGATATTATAAGATTAGTCCCAGGAGGActtcctctgactaatctgttatgATTATGATGTATTGTGACTTCAGTGTGTTAATTTAAAGCAGTTgtcttttctaaaaaaaaaaatttttaaacgAGCAATCTGGGATACTGATTGGTTGCGCATCTGAGTGCTCAGAGTGAcgtgtttctttttttattttttgctgttgCTCTCACTGTTTACAAAATGTCTTCACATGAGGATTAAACTGGTTTCTACACTTTATTCTGTCCCAGCACGTTTTCTTCTGTTAATGCTTAGAGTCATAATAAATACAGCCTTTAAAAAAGATTATGACTCAGTCGGTCATTCCCAGATAGTAAAACTAGTTAAAGACTAAATAAATTGTAGAGACTGAACTCAGCTGACTCACATTTCACAAGtaagaacaaaaacattttggATGTGGTTTATAAATACTCACATCTGCGTAGATGTTGTTCCCGATTACAGGTGACCAGTAAGAAGGCTGAGACTTACAGTTGGCTGGACAGGAAactctgaaaatgtagaaaaagtccttatttattatttaaccattatcatttttatACGTTATGCTACTTAGAAAGCATTTGGAAGCAAAAGTGGGTGAGCAAATTAGAAGATTTAACGAAATGAAAGTCTGAATAACAGGTGCCTAACAAAGTGAGTACATTATGACCCAAAATATACACTTCAGTACGCGTTATCAGATGTGTAAAGGCACCTCGGACAGTGTGAGTAGGGTCTTTTGAAGGGACAGATTTCAGCCACGGTGGTGTAGCAGTCTGCAGTGAGTTCTGTCACACACAGAGAGAAAGGATAATCATAAAATACTGAGCTGATGTTTGTGACCTGAAAATATGAATTTAAAGGTCGACTTTACAAATATTttatatatttgcagtggtctctagtaggaaagaaTGCTTTTGAAGTTGTTCTCTGGGGGGGGGAAAGCTCCGGTGTGCCTGTTTGAGGATGGAgacttcagccagaggagaaagacggtgggatctggagtcttatttccttgcctctgattggataacagcaatgcaactccaccactgacttgcaacgttgatgttttatctccacaaataacacagatggtggagttgctaatgctaatggttagtttgTACTAGCCGagactttctctgctgtttcctggacgctaaaacaacaacagtcttccccgtcatgagtcataaTGGGTGAGTCAATGAATGTTTTGCAACAGTGtgctgtagatctgtcaggattttgaaATCTAAGCATTTCAATGTCTGTTTTCTGTCACAagcgaatgcaggagataggtgtaggagactattttaatggtcagcctgcatgaaaaactctgattataatcagaaattatcattaaaaatggtttttcagtgaagttgactttTAAAGGCAAGAAACACAGAAAAAATGTTTTCAaaacttactctgagtttttcatgcaggctgaacatgaaaaaagtctccgacacctatctcctgcattagcttctgatagaaatagaCGGCGAAACTCtacgattagaaaagcctgactgatctatgtcacactgtcatttaacattcatggactcacccattttgactcgcgacgaggaaggctgttgttggtttagcgtccagaaatcAGCAGAGAGCGTCCCGACTAgtcaaagctaaccgttagcattagcaatttttTTTCCAAATGTATTTAATTCAAAGTGtaatataaaaacaaacaaaacataatCAACACCAAACAATATGAACGACATCATCACCACGTGGCAGAACTCCTTctaacttgtgttatttgtgtagataaaacatcaaagttgcaagtcagcggtagagtcatgttgctgttttccaatcggggagagatgtccaaatatcaggaaatgaagctcagttgtgatgtggctcacttctggaGACggcggtagctcaggaggtagagcgggttgcagtCGGAAAGTTGTAGGTTCTATACCAActttgaccagagaatgctgctgttgtgtccttgggcaagacacttaacccaccttgcctgctggtggtggttggagggaacagtggcgcctgtgttcggcaggcaTTTTCTCTGTCAGTTAGTCCCAGGACAGCTGTGActtcatcgtagctcatcaccaccagcgtgtgaatgtgtgaatgtctgattgtgttgtgaagcgctttggggggttgtagaaccctaagaaggcactatacaaatacaggctattaaTCCTTTAccattctagttcctggaaatggttcaCCTGTGTTTACACCCCCCACCCTACCCCACTGAGTACGACctaaaaggcattcattcccactagagaccactgcaaatgtattgattaaaagagTGTTCCAGGCCTTTAAATAAATACAGTAATTTGCTTACCTTCAACTTTAGCCACCACAAAAGAATTTCCAGATTTATATTTACTGCAAAGACACAGGAATGTTTTGGAGTCAGGAAAATAAACCGCTACCTAGAATACATCTCGTCTGGTATGAAACTGGAAATGAGCTTGGGCACATTTTAGGAACTTAATTGGAGCAAAATGGAAATGTTTTCTGTTGTGGTCATGCCTTTTAACAAAATGAGATTGACTATTTAAaacaaatatctaaaataaaGTCAAATAAATTTGTGCGTCCGAAAATTGGTTAGTTCTGCTAATCCATGGGTTTTGTTTGCTGTTTAAGTGTAAGACAAGGAAAATGATATCAGTATGATAAAAATTTTTCTTTTCCCTCTTGACTTTCCATCCCTTCCCTCGTTAAACAGTGCATCATGCATGCTGCAGCCGTAACTCTGATAAATGCTTAAACCTATTGATCTAATCTCATTCAGCTCAAAACATTAAATTCTGTATGAACACATGAAAAGTCCACTGGTTTTACTCTCACATTCTGATTGCATATTTATCCTGTTTTTTCCCCAACAAGGACTATTTACCTGAGAGACTCAACACCATTTTTTGTGGATCTGACAAAAAACGGAGACTTGTCTGTCCTTGTGACGTCGACCAGCCCCCCACCGTTGCCGATGACCCCAGCGTGGATGGCAGCTCGGCAAATACTGGATTGCTGCAAAAGCAATGAGTGAAAAAAATGCATTAATCCTTTAAAAAGTTGCATGATGATGGGTTTGTTTTTCCTGTTGAGGAGACTCACTGCATCGTAAGTGCCGGTTCCCCAAACTTGGCCTTTCTCATGCAGACAAAAGGCAGGACATTTATGTctgcagaaaaaggaatggagttcatTTTAAAGGAAATGTGTGCTAAATGAAACCATTTTGCACATAAGCTCATGACACCAGCCTGACCTGTTGCAGGTTACCCCTTTGCATTTATCCCGCAGTTTAGTCTCACACTTAATGTTGTGAGCTGCAAAgaatagagattcattaatctgaAAAAAGGAAGAATTTTGTTTAAGTTTTgatttctctgcttgtaccaaggtAGGGGTTGCTTTGACTTTTTGGAGATGTTGTCCTTGGCGATGCAGGTTTTGGAGTGAACGGCTTGGACGCAGGTTTTTTGGGAAGCTTGGGAACAGGTTTGGAGGTGGTTCGAGGAGACAGTGGTACCTGCGGCTTCTCCACTTCGTTCATGTCCTCCGTCTCTGAGCGCTGAGAGTCTGTTAACAGACACACTTGTAAGATTAGGGCTGCTAAAGAGAGAATGTTCTGATGTTTAAATATGCTGTCTCACCTTTGTAGCACAGGTTATTTCTGCATCCTCCTCCATAGCTGGGAGGACACTGAGAACACGGTCGGCCATGTTGATACGGGGCCTCTCCGATCCAGTTGCCCCTGCACAGATGGTAAACAAAAGCCAACTTGACAAAAATGATCACAGCCTTCTAATAACTGCACCACACTTTAGCCCCATTCATCACTCTAATGGCAGCGATAAGTCAAAGAAGAACACATCTGTGAGCTTTGTTAGAAAGAGAAACAAGGAGAAACCCGTGGCGAACAGCAGAACTGAGGAGATCACTGatcttaattcaattcaattcaattcagttttatatatataagcgccaaatcacgacaagattcatctcaaggcacttcacctaataaacattccaattcaggtcagttcattaagccaatcagacaaaatgtttcctatacaaggaacccagcaaattgcatcaagtcactgactagtgtcagtgactttacagcaatcctcatactaagcaagcatatagcgacagtggagaggaaaactccattgtaacaggaagaaacctccagaggatcctggctcagtataagcagctatccaccacgactcactggggatcgagaagacagagcacacacacacacacactcacacacacacacacacacacacacaccaagcaatgtgtccatggttacaccgtgattgcttgGTCAGTatgctatttggcgagagataaactttattgtatttatcctagtgaatctattgttaaacgggtaaactagtagtagcacatccaacgtcaaggaaacaaaaagttatcaggagagggagaatgtttaagtggttagcagcagtgtgctagacgatggccccctccatgaggccaccacagctcagcagaacatcattgtagcttcttctggggagaaaaacacttagagaaaaaaataaagttaatagctgaaatagcaggaaataatacagttaaagagcagattgtagaagaaagtagtagagtgtgaaaagtggtcagtgtatcatccagcagtctaagcctatagcagcataactacagagataactctggataatctatcctatttagatggaggcatgttggaggcagggcaagggagagccgtctttaccgactgtacactccacctccctgtactcccccacttgtccagatctaggctaacgtcagattttaaccataagccctatcaaataaaaatgttttaagcctattcttaaaagtagacaaggtgtctgcttcacggactaagactgggagctggttccacaggagaggagcctgataactaaaagatctgcctcccatcctaattttagatattctgggaaccaccagtaaacctgcagtctgagagcgaagtgctcggttaggaacgtatggaacaatcagatcactgatgtatgatggagcttgattattaagagctttatatgtgagaagaaggatcttaaaatctattctgaatttaacagatagccaatgtagggaagctaagacaggagagatatgatctctctttttaattctcatcagaactctagctgcagcattttggacaagcttaaGAATTCTAActgcattctgtggacttcctgagagtaatgaattacagtaatccagtcttgatgtaataaatgcatgaactagtttttcagcatcactcctggaaaggatgcttctaatcttagcaatattccgaaggtggaaaaaggaaatcctacaatcctgattaacctgggatttgaatgacatgtcctggtcaaagataacaccaaggttccttactttgttctcggagactaatttaatgccattcaggtcaggtgattgactaagcaatttccttttctggatttctggtccaaagatgagaacttccgtcttgtcttgatttaaaagcaaaaagtttagagtcatccaattttatatgtcctcaagacaagcctttaatctacccaaccgattaggttcatcagggttaatggataaatataactgagtatcgtcagcataacagtggaagtttatcccatgttgtctaatgattttaccaattgggagcatatatatatagtaaaaaaaaattggtccaagcactgaaccctgtggtactccataagtaaccctggagtatgaagatttgtcatgtacatttacaaaatgaaatctgtcagacaggtaggatttaaaccagcctagcgcagttcctttgatccctacaacatgttcgtctttctaaaagaacattgtgatcaactgtgtcaaaggcagcactgagatctaacaagactagaacagacacacgaTTCTTATCTgatgccatgagaatatcatttgtaactctcactaatgcagtttcagtgctgtgatactctctaaatccagactgaaattcctcaaacagcattagtgtttaaatgctcacatacttggatggccactattttctccaggactttggataaaaatggaaggttagatattggtctataattcattgggtcatctggatccagagaaggcttcttaagtgaaggtttgattacaaaaAATCTTACTTTGGGGAATAGTTGCACACAAGGTAAACAGCGTTCTCCCAGATTTCTCCCCACACGTTCATCTGTGGACACGTGTGCACAGCACAGCCCACTCGGTTGGTTGTAGCCCAGACAAGCTGTAAAAATGAGGCAAAAGAGACAAAGATCACACTTTGGATGAAACGAGAAGTAAACTCTGCCATGTAAGTTTCTCCACAGTCAGGAAATTAACAACAGGTAGTTTTTTAACTTTAAGCTACAGCTTTAACATTCATCTCAGTGACTATTGAGTTAAAAACTTGATATTTGACAACACTCTGCAGCCcactgctgaccaaaaaccatgCTAGATAGTTTTGTGTAGCAAGTaggtgtcctagggggtgctctttacctgctttacagctgttagctgtaattCTAGCAGAAAGCTTTTTCTGTTTGCCAATCGTCAATAAAAAGAACAAGAAgatgaaaaagaagtttgctttttctgttggagtcatggtggagcctggaagtagctTCATCACTAACGTCTTTGATGATGAAGCAAATAGCTAAAAACAAAGTGAACATTGGTGTGGCCTACGCtcatttgagggagctaaaggaggctacaaaatcagactgatggtgacctggctttgttgctactggacttgtaagtaacagtgtggatcttttttactttgtggtttattttagtattagttggctcatgttcgtgttagctcgttgttagtgcTAACTACGGCAGGCTGCAGCATGGTTGTTTACAACGGTTGTAATTCCacattcaaccagtagggcagaggagcaggaaactgcccaGTGTTACTTTATTGCAGGGGAAACAATAAGATTGGTAGGGACTTCTAGCAGCCtttctttgttttatttctgCTT
This genomic window from Nothobranchius furzeri strain GRZ-AD chromosome 9, NfurGRZ-RIMD1, whole genome shotgun sequence contains:
- the crispld2 gene encoding cysteine-rich secretory protein LCCL domain-containing 2, producing MTRSAVAWPLTPSLLLLLCVIHTSSLFLPDSKELRELLIRYEQEAGLNPAGNRTRRAILWSDRDEILQLHNKLRGSVYPTASNMEHMIWDDELERSATQWAEVCQWDHGPQDLLMSIGQNLAVHWGRYRSPAFHVQAWYDEVKDYTYPYAHECNPWCPDCCSGPMCTHYTQLVWATTNRVGCAVHTCPQMNVWGEIWENAVYLVCNYSPKGNWIGEAPYQHGRPCSQCPPSYGGGCRNNLCYKDSQRSETEDMNEVEKPQVPLSPRTTSKPVPKLPKKPASKPFTPKPASPRTTSPKSQSNPYLAHNIKCETKLRDKCKGVTCNRHKCPAFCLHEKGQVWGTGTYDAQSSICRAAIHAGVIGNGGGLVDVTRTDKSPFFVRSTKNGVESLSKYKSGNSFVVAKVEELTADCYTTVAEICPFKRPYSHCPRVSCPANCKSQPSYWSPVIGNNIYADISSICKAAVHAGVIKADGGFVDVLPLERRRSYTGVLKNGVQSESKSNTEGGSFRLFAVKM